The Denitrificimonas caeni genome has a segment encoding these proteins:
- a CDS encoding DUF4197 domain-containing protein: MRAYIFGLIGLVFAAQVSAFSLSDLQQNPTGEGLKSMLEQSTQIAVAQLSQPGGFSNNPNVHIGLPGNLGKAARAMKMLGQGKQVTALENSMNQAAEQAMPEAQALLLDAIKKMTISDAKGILAGPNDSATAYLDRSSREQLRSRFLPIITQATQSSGLAQQYNEFAGQAVNFGVIDAKNASIENYVAEQALDGLFTIMAEQEASIRQDPAQAAGDVAKKVFQLLR; this comes from the coding sequence ATGCGCGCCTATATTTTCGGACTGATTGGTTTAGTGTTTGCCGCGCAAGTTAGCGCCTTTTCACTCAGCGATCTACAGCAAAATCCAACCGGTGAAGGCCTCAAAAGCATGCTGGAGCAAAGCACCCAAATTGCGGTTGCTCAACTCAGTCAACCCGGCGGTTTTAGCAATAATCCTAATGTACATATTGGCCTACCCGGTAACTTAGGCAAAGCAGCCCGTGCCATGAAAATGCTGGGTCAGGGCAAGCAAGTGACGGCCTTAGAAAACAGCATGAACCAAGCTGCCGAACAAGCCATGCCCGAAGCTCAGGCATTATTGCTTGATGCAATTAAAAAAATGACCATCAGCGATGCCAAAGGCATCTTAGCAGGCCCGAACGACTCAGCAACCGCCTACCTTGATCGCAGCAGCCGTGAGCAACTGCGCAGTCGTTTCCTGCCGATAATTACCCAAGCCACGCAATCTTCTGGCTTAGCTCAGCAATACAATGAGTTTGCTGGGCAAGCAGTAAATTTTGGTGTGATTGACGCCAAAAATGCTTCCATTGAAAACTATGTGGCAGAACAAGCACTGGATGGCTTATTTACTATTATGGCCGAGCAAGAAGCCAGTATTCGCCAAGACCCAGCGCAGGCTGCCGGCGATGTGGCGAAAAAGGTTTTTCAGCTGCTGCGCTAA
- a CDS encoding NADPH-dependent 2,4-dienoyl-CoA reductase — MSNPHYPHLMAPLDLGFTTLKNRVLMGSMHTGLEERPNGFERMAAYFAERARGGVGLMVTGGIGPNEEGSVYAGAAKLSTPEEAQKHKIVTAAVHAAGGKICMQILHAGRYAYSPKSVAPSAIQAPINPFKPKELDEEGIEQQIQDFVNCAVLAKSANYDGVEIMGSEGYLINQFLVMHTNKRTDQWGGSYENRMRFALEIMRRVRAAVGADFIIIFRLSMLDLMENGSSWEEVVELAKALEAAGATILNTGIGWHEARIPTIVTKVPRGAFAKVTAKLRGEVSIPLVATNRINTPEVAEQILAENDADMISMARPFLADPEFVNKAAAGKADEINTCIGCNQACLDHTFSGKLTSCLVNPRACHETELNYIPTTAVKKIAVVGAGPAGLAAATVAAERGHEVTLFDSAEEIGGQFNVAKLIPGKEEFYETLRYFQQKLQATKVNVKLGQRVNAQELLAQGFDEVILATGIVPRVPEIPGIDHPKVMGYLDAILGRKPVGDKVAVIGAGGIGFDVSELLTHSGASTSLDTDAFWKEWGIDLGLEARGGIAGVQPQPAAAARQVYLLQRKKSKVGAGLGKTSGWVHRAGLRTKQVEMIPSVEYLRVDDAGLHISVAGGEPQVLPVDNVILCAGQTPLRELQAELEAAGVTVHLVGGADVAAELDAKRAIDQGSRVAAAV, encoded by the coding sequence ATGTCAAATCCACATTATCCGCATTTAATGGCACCCCTTGATCTTGGGTTTACCACGCTGAAAAACCGTGTATTGATGGGATCGATGCACACCGGTCTGGAAGAGCGTCCGAATGGTTTTGAGCGCATGGCTGCATACTTTGCTGAGCGTGCGCGCGGCGGTGTAGGTCTTATGGTAACGGGCGGCATTGGCCCTAACGAGGAAGGCAGTGTTTATGCCGGTGCAGCCAAGTTGAGCACCCCTGAAGAGGCGCAAAAGCATAAAATTGTTACCGCTGCAGTGCACGCGGCAGGCGGAAAGATTTGTATGCAAATTTTGCATGCGGGACGTTATGCTTATAGCCCCAAGTCTGTAGCGCCCAGTGCGATTCAAGCGCCGATTAACCCTTTCAAACCCAAGGAGCTGGATGAAGAAGGCATCGAGCAGCAGATCCAAGACTTTGTCAATTGCGCGGTCTTAGCTAAGTCTGCCAATTATGATGGCGTCGAAATTATGGGTTCGGAAGGTTATTTAATTAACCAGTTTTTGGTCATGCATACCAACAAGCGCACTGATCAGTGGGGCGGCAGCTACGAGAACCGCATGCGTTTTGCGCTAGAAATTATGCGCCGTGTGCGTGCAGCAGTCGGTGCTGACTTTATTATTATTTTCCGTTTGTCGATGCTTGATTTAATGGAGAATGGCAGCAGCTGGGAAGAAGTGGTTGAGCTCGCTAAAGCTCTGGAAGCTGCAGGTGCAACCATTCTCAATACCGGTATTGGTTGGCATGAAGCACGTATTCCCACCATCGTCACTAAAGTGCCCCGTGGTGCTTTTGCCAAAGTGACAGCGAAATTGCGCGGTGAGGTTTCGATTCCGTTGGTGGCCACTAACCGGATTAATACCCCAGAAGTAGCTGAGCAAATTCTGGCAGAAAATGACGCAGATATGATCTCCATGGCTCGTCCATTCTTGGCTGACCCTGAGTTTGTGAATAAAGCCGCAGCCGGTAAAGCAGATGAAATCAATACCTGTATTGGTTGTAACCAAGCCTGCTTGGACCACACTTTCAGCGGCAAGCTAACCTCGTGCTTGGTGAACCCGCGCGCCTGCCATGAAACAGAATTGAATTATATTCCCACCACCGCGGTGAAAAAGATTGCCGTGGTCGGCGCTGGCCCTGCTGGTTTGGCGGCAGCAACAGTGGCAGCGGAGCGTGGTCATGAGGTGACTTTATTTGATTCGGCAGAAGAAATTGGCGGGCAGTTTAATGTTGCCAAGCTGATTCCAGGCAAAGAAGAGTTCTATGAAACCTTGCGTTACTTCCAGCAGAAACTGCAAGCTACCAAGGTCAACGTTAAGCTTGGCCAGCGGGTGAATGCGCAAGAACTGCTAGCGCAAGGCTTCGATGAAGTTATTTTGGCTACAGGTATTGTCCCACGTGTACCGGAAATCCCTGGAATTGACCATCCAAAAGTAATGGGCTATCTGGATGCTATTTTAGGACGTAAGCCGGTTGGCGATAAGGTTGCAGTTATTGGCGCGGGTGGCATTGGCTTTGATGTGTCTGAACTACTGACTCACAGTGGTGCGAGCACCAGCTTAGATACTGATGCTTTCTGGAAAGAGTGGGGCATTGATTTAGGTTTGGAAGCCCGCGGTGGGATTGCTGGGGTGCAACCGCAGCCTGCAGCAGCAGCGCGTCAAGTGTATTTGTTGCAGCGTAAAAAGAGCAAAGTGGGGGCGGGACTGGGTAAAACCTCTGGTTGGGTGCACCGCGCTGGCCTCAGAACTAAACAAGTGGAGATGATCCCAAGTGTTGAGTATCTGCGTGTGGACGATGCAGGTCTGCATATTAGCGTGGCCGGTGGTGAGCCGCAGGTATTGCCGGTGGATAATGTGATTTTATGTGCAGGGCAAACCCCTTTACGTGAATTACAAGCAGAGTTGGAAGCCGCAGGGGTGACAGTGCACTTGGTTGGCGGTGCGGATGTGGCTGCTGAGCTGGATGCCAAGCGTGCCATTGACCAAGGTTCGCGAGTTGCTGCTGCGGTGTAA
- a CDS encoding ABC transporter ATP-binding protein, with the protein MLAPDQISWAQIRRLAVQHKRSLILANLLAVLATLCSVPIPLLLPLLVDEVLLGQGGEALEIMNYMLPSIWQQAVGYIGFMLVLTFVLRMGSLLFNVGQSKMFTHLSKDVVYQIRERLLARLQRISLSEYESLGSGTVATHMVTDLETLDKFIGETLSRFLVSLLTLIGAAGVLLWMNWQLALLILLLNPLVVFFTIKLGKRVKHLKKLENDSTAVFTQTLNETLDAIQEVRVGNHQGFFFQRLLERARQVRDRAITSQWKTDIAARASGLLFQYGIDIFRAVAMLTVLFSDLSIGQMLAVFSYLWFMIGPIEQLLNLQYAFYAADGAMVRINQLLERQDEVDYPARKDPFAGQKTVPISVDELYFAYGQEQVLAGLSFDIAAGEKVAIVGASGGGKSTLVQLLLGLYSAQSGCIRYADATLQEVGLAGVREHTAVVLQAPALFNDTLRANLNMGRATTDAACWQALEVAQLAATVRALPDGLDSIIGRAGVRLSGGQRQRLAIARMVLSDPKIVILDEATSALDSATEFAVHQALNTFLAGRTTLIIAHRLSAVRQADRVLVLADGRVAESGTHQQLIAKDGLYAQLYGTLQC; encoded by the coding sequence ATGTTGGCACCTGATCAAATCAGCTGGGCACAGATTCGTCGCTTAGCTGTACAGCATAAACGCAGTTTAATTCTGGCTAACCTGCTCGCGGTGCTGGCTACTTTATGCAGCGTACCCATTCCTTTGTTATTGCCACTGCTGGTGGATGAGGTGCTGTTGGGACAGGGCGGTGAAGCGTTAGAGATCATGAATTATATGCTGCCCAGTATTTGGCAGCAGGCAGTGGGCTATATCGGCTTTATGCTGGTGTTAACCTTTGTGCTCCGAATGGGCTCGTTATTGTTTAATGTGGGGCAAAGTAAAATGTTCACCCATCTGTCCAAGGATGTGGTGTATCAAATTAGAGAGCGTTTGCTGGCTCGCTTGCAGCGCATCTCGCTCAGTGAGTATGAAAGCTTGGGCAGCGGCACAGTAGCCACCCATATGGTGACTGATCTCGAAACCTTGGATAAGTTTATTGGCGAAACCCTCAGCCGCTTTTTAGTGTCTTTATTGACCTTAATCGGGGCCGCAGGGGTGCTGCTGTGGATGAATTGGCAGTTGGCTTTATTGATTTTGTTGCTCAATCCTTTGGTGGTGTTTTTTACCATTAAGCTGGGTAAGCGCGTCAAACATTTAAAAAAGCTGGAAAATGATAGCACTGCAGTCTTTACCCAAACCCTAAATGAAACCCTCGATGCTATTCAAGAAGTGCGGGTGGGCAATCATCAGGGGTTCTTTTTTCAGCGCTTATTGGAGCGCGCACGGCAGGTGCGTGATCGGGCGATCACGTCACAGTGGAAAACCGATATTGCCGCGCGAGCCAGTGGTCTCTTGTTCCAGTACGGAATTGATATTTTTCGTGCGGTAGCAATGCTAACGGTGTTGTTTTCGGATTTATCCATTGGCCAGATGCTCGCGGTTTTTAGTTACTTGTGGTTTATGATCGGGCCAATCGAGCAATTACTGAACCTGCAGTATGCGTTTTATGCTGCCGATGGGGCGATGGTGCGTATTAATCAATTGCTGGAGCGTCAAGACGAGGTGGATTATCCGGCGCGGAAAGATCCTTTCGCTGGTCAGAAAACTGTGCCCATTAGCGTTGATGAACTGTATTTTGCTTATGGGCAAGAGCAAGTGCTGGCGGGTTTAAGCTTTGATATTGCCGCTGGAGAAAAAGTTGCTATTGTTGGCGCCAGTGGTGGTGGCAAAAGTACCCTAGTGCAGCTGTTACTTGGTTTATATAGTGCACAGTCAGGGTGCATACGTTATGCCGATGCCACCTTGCAAGAAGTGGGATTGGCTGGGGTACGTGAGCATACCGCGGTAGTGTTGCAGGCTCCGGCGTTATTTAACGACACTTTACGGGCGAACCTAAATATGGGGCGCGCCACAACCGATGCAGCTTGCTGGCAGGCTTTGGAGGTTGCTCAGTTGGCTGCGACCGTGCGCGCCTTGCCAGACGGATTGGACAGTATTATTGGTCGTGCTGGCGTGCGTTTGTCCGGTGGACAGCGGCAGCGTTTGGCTATTGCGCGGATGGTGCTCAGTGACCCTAAGATCGTTATTTTAGATGAGGCAACATCGGCGCTTGATAGCGCCACTGAATTTGCTGTGCATCAAGCGTTAAATACTTTTTTAGCTGGCCGCACAACCTTAATCATTGCGCACCGTTTAAGTGCAGTGCGGCAGGCGGATCGTGTATTAGTACTGGCCGATGGCCGAGTGGCTGAGAGTGGTACGCATCAGCAGCTGATTGCCAAAGATGGCTTGTATGCTCAACTGTACGGCACGCTCCAATGTTAA
- the nagB gene encoding glucosamine-6-phosphate deaminase has translation MYKIFETVDEVSRYTAQRLLDKIKALPAAALGLATGSTMEPVYAQLLQYLQQSPVDLSKLTTFNLDEYIGLSAEHPQSYNYYMYQHLFNKLNIPAQNVHLPDGLTTDIETACQTYSNAIQALGGLDLQLLGIGSNGHIGFNEPLTCFNSRTHVVELSEQTRIDNGRFFTDQSEVPTHALTLGIQDILEAKEIILVATGNNKAEIMAQLFTSAIDETLPASALKQHPNFTIVLDREAAALLPEQALQQAI, from the coding sequence ATGTATAAAATTTTTGAAACGGTAGACGAAGTGTCACGCTACACAGCGCAACGCTTACTCGATAAAATTAAAGCCTTGCCCGCTGCCGCTTTAGGTCTCGCCACCGGCAGCACCATGGAGCCTGTTTACGCGCAACTATTGCAGTACCTGCAACAATCACCAGTTGACCTATCTAAGCTGACTACCTTTAATCTCGATGAATACATTGGTCTCAGCGCTGAGCACCCGCAAAGTTATAACTATTATATGTATCAACACCTGTTTAATAAGCTGAATATTCCAGCACAAAACGTGCATCTACCCGACGGGCTCACCACTGATATTGAGACTGCTTGCCAAACGTACTCCAACGCCATTCAAGCACTAGGCGGATTGGACTTGCAGCTTTTAGGTATTGGCTCTAATGGTCATATTGGCTTTAATGAGCCTCTCACCTGCTTTAATAGCCGCACCCATGTGGTTGAGCTGTCGGAACAAACACGCATTGATAATGGCCGCTTCTTTACCGATCAAAGTGAAGTCCCCACCCACGCTTTAACTCTGGGGATTCAAGATATTCTTGAAGCTAAAGAAATTATTTTAGTTGCTACCGGCAACAATAAAGCAGAAATCATGGCGCAATTATTTACCAGCGCGATTGATGAAACATTACCCGCATCCGCCCTCAAACAGCACCCTAACTTCACCATAGTACTGGATCGAGAAGCGGCAGCATTACTTCCCGAGCAGGCTCTACAACAAGCCATTTAA
- a CDS encoding ferredoxin--NADP reductase: MSKLNVEQVLSVHHWNDSLFSFKTTRSPGLRFENGQFVMIGLEVEGRPLMRAYSIVSPNYEDHLEFFSIKVPDGPLTSRLQHLKTGDSVNVSKKPTGTLLLSDLLPGKNLYLLSTGTGLAPFMSVIQDPETYERFEKVILVHGVRHVSDVAYSDFITDNLPQNEYFGEQLRDKLIYYPTVTREPFRNQGRITELMRSGKLFSDIGLPPINPEHDRAMICGGPEMLEDTSAMLNEFGLKVSPRLGVAADYVIERAFVEK, from the coding sequence ATGAGCAAATTGAATGTGGAGCAGGTTTTAAGCGTTCATCACTGGAATGACAGCCTGTTTAGTTTTAAGACGACCCGCAGCCCAGGTCTGCGTTTTGAAAATGGCCAGTTCGTGATGATTGGCCTTGAAGTGGAAGGTCGCCCGCTGATGCGTGCCTATTCAATTGTCAGTCCAAACTATGAAGATCATTTAGAGTTTTTTAGCATTAAAGTGCCAGATGGTCCCCTAACATCACGCCTGCAACACTTAAAAACTGGCGACAGCGTTAACGTCAGTAAAAAACCAACGGGGACCCTGTTGCTCAGCGACTTACTGCCGGGTAAAAACCTGTATCTGCTGAGTACCGGCACAGGTTTAGCGCCTTTTATGAGTGTGATTCAAGATCCGGAAACCTACGAGCGCTTTGAAAAGGTTATTTTAGTGCACGGTGTTCGTCATGTCAGTGATGTGGCTTACAGTGACTTTATTACTGATAACTTGCCGCAGAATGAATACTTTGGTGAGCAGTTGCGCGATAAGCTCATTTATTACCCAACGGTGACGCGGGAGCCTTTCCGTAACCAAGGGCGAATTACCGAATTAATGCGCAGTGGCAAATTATTTTCCGATATAGGTTTGCCGCCGATCAATCCTGAGCACGACCGCGCCATGATTTGTGGTGGGCCTGAAATGTTGGAAGACACCAGTGCCATGCTCAATGAGTTTGGTTTAAAGGTCTCACCGCGCTTAGGGGTTGCTGCGGACTATGTAATTGAGCGAGCCTTTGTTGAGAAGTAG
- the flgM gene encoding flagellar biosynthesis anti-sigma factor FlgM: MAIDFNRTNNNAALNKPATQGLQHSSAQVKKTDSATITQPEQTSKTQVSGESVQLSQNARQLQSVSEKIANLPSVNSEKVAQLKQAIADGSYQIDNERVASKMLGLEAQL; the protein is encoded by the coding sequence ATGGCTATCGACTTTAACCGCACAAATAACAATGCAGCACTGAACAAACCGGCAACGCAAGGTTTGCAGCACAGCTCTGCGCAAGTTAAAAAAACAGACTCTGCAACAATTACTCAACCAGAACAAACCAGCAAAACGCAAGTGTCTGGCGAATCTGTACAGCTGAGCCAAAATGCTCGCCAACTGCAAAGCGTTTCGGAGAAAATCGCTAATTTACCCAGCGTTAACTCTGAAAAAGTAGCACAGCTAAAGCAAGCCATTGCCGATGGCAGCTACCAAATAGACAACGAGCGTGTCGCCAGCAAAATGCTCGGTTTAGAAGCACAACTGTAA
- a CDS encoding flagellar brake protein, producing the protein MSDLFSEGKASQPPQHLTSPIEINSHLRAIMQARDPLEIRFADRQQVFQSYIVAVDRDNNRIAFDELIPNDGERHLLSGETFSVVTHRDGVRIAWSHSQLALADTLDGAPCYWLSLPQDISYHQRRNAFRADTLPEQDLEVSISGSKLSEQISGRLLDISATGCKVHIKQANSPLQPGQLYESFSICLPSGTICLSAELRHLKTEEATQSIQAGFQFHQLSGAAQRTIERFVYQLQREARRSDDALF; encoded by the coding sequence GTGTCTGACTTGTTCTCTGAAGGCAAGGCTTCGCAGCCGCCCCAACATCTCACCTCCCCCATAGAAATAAACAGCCATCTACGCGCCATCATGCAGGCTAGAGACCCGCTGGAAATACGCTTCGCAGATCGCCAGCAAGTTTTCCAAAGCTATATCGTGGCCGTTGATCGTGACAACAACCGCATTGCTTTCGACGAACTGATCCCTAACGATGGCGAGCGCCACCTTTTAAGCGGCGAAACATTCAGTGTCGTAACCCACCGTGACGGCGTACGCATCGCTTGGTCACACAGCCAATTAGCCTTAGCCGACACCCTTGATGGTGCACCTTGCTACTGGCTAAGCCTGCCGCAAGATATCAGCTACCACCAACGCCGCAATGCTTTCCGCGCCGACACCCTGCCAGAGCAAGACCTAGAAGTATCCATTAGCGGCTCCAAGCTCTCAGAGCAAATCAGCGGGCGCTTGTTAGATATTTCAGCCACCGGCTGCAAAGTACATATCAAACAAGCCAACTCCCCGTTACAACCTGGTCAGCTCTACGAATCCTTCTCCATCTGCCTGCCGTCAGGCACGATCTGCTTAAGCGCAGAGTTGCGCCACTTAAAAACTGAAGAAGCCACGCAGTCAATCCAGGCAGGCTTTCAATTTCACCAACTCAGCGGGGCGGCGCAGCGCACCATTGAACGTTTTGTCTACCAATTACAGCGGGAAGCGCGCCGCAGTGATGATGCGCTATTTTAA
- a CDS encoding AraC family transcriptional regulator, producing the protein MKTTRPSMRLGDLSMGFVHSIAAAIEQHQHCAAQLLERFELSPERLAEPHARLSIPRYMRLGHAATQLTGNPALGLVIGDKSALHHLGLAGVTAAQAPTLRAAARCISRFEPLYAQNYRGASQFIEDSEGAWFSFYSIAPYNAYNRFVVESVLLGWISHLRQVCQSHIDIDLLQIEYPEPSYAAVFQQYLDCPVEFNAEHNRIRFNQSSLALSNPQHCSSTWHALLELCEEQLALKTRSYSLVEQVAQLLAPLLKQGEPSIDQVAQKLQLPAWTLRRRLAAQGTQFRQLVNDTRFDLASSYIRDTDLTFSEISWLLGFSSPEAFQRAFKRWAQQTPGEFRHAVVRKA; encoded by the coding sequence ATGAAAACAACACGCCCCAGCATGCGCTTAGGTGATTTATCCATGGGCTTTGTACACAGCATCGCAGCTGCCATTGAGCAGCACCAGCATTGCGCCGCACAACTACTGGAGCGGTTCGAGCTCAGCCCTGAGCGTTTAGCTGAACCCCATGCGCGCTTATCGATTCCGCGCTATATGCGCTTAGGCCATGCTGCTACGCAACTTACCGGCAACCCTGCGCTGGGTTTAGTGATTGGCGACAAAAGCGCACTGCACCACTTAGGTTTAGCCGGCGTCACAGCAGCCCAAGCCCCCACACTACGCGCTGCAGCACGCTGTATTAGTCGCTTTGAGCCGTTATATGCCCAAAACTATCGTGGCGCCAGCCAATTTATTGAGGACAGCGAAGGCGCTTGGTTTAGTTTTTATTCTATAGCCCCCTATAACGCCTATAACCGCTTTGTGGTGGAGTCAGTATTGCTCGGTTGGATCAGTCATTTGCGGCAAGTGTGTCAAAGCCACATAGACATCGACTTACTGCAGATAGAGTATCCCGAGCCAAGCTACGCAGCGGTTTTCCAGCAGTATTTAGACTGCCCAGTAGAGTTTAACGCCGAACATAACCGCATTCGCTTTAACCAATCAAGCCTAGCCCTGAGTAACCCACAGCACTGCTCCAGCACTTGGCATGCGCTACTGGAATTATGCGAGGAACAACTGGCACTGAAAACCCGCAGCTACAGCCTAGTCGAACAGGTCGCACAGCTCCTAGCTCCTCTACTTAAACAGGGCGAGCCGAGCATCGATCAAGTTGCGCAGAAACTGCAACTGCCAGCGTGGACGCTACGACGCAGACTGGCTGCACAGGGCACACAGTTTCGCCAGTTGGTCAATGACACGCGATTTGATTTAGCCAGCAGTTACATTCGCGATACAGATTTAACCTTTAGCGAAATATCCTGGTTGTTGGGATTCTCTTCTCCAGAGGCTTTTCAACGTGCTTTTAAACGCTGGGCTCAACAAACCCCAGGAGAGTTTCGTCATGCTGTTGTACGCAAAGCATAG
- a CDS encoding flagella synthesis protein FlgN codes for MTDQRILELLLADIETAQQLSDILEQEFAALSERELETLQKLLAEKQPALRLLEQHSTERSQLLKQSNLSADQQGLNTLAAQSPLGQQLQDSSAQLNTLIEACQAANLRNGRLIRSNQSSVNSMLDIIRGTDAPALYDKTGNAAYGNKQRPFSQA; via the coding sequence ATGACAGACCAGCGCATACTTGAACTCTTGCTCGCCGACATTGAGACGGCACAACAACTCTCCGACATCCTTGAACAAGAGTTTGCAGCATTAAGCGAGCGCGAACTGGAGACACTGCAAAAACTCTTAGCAGAAAAACAGCCCGCTTTACGCTTACTGGAGCAGCACAGCACTGAGCGCAGCCAACTGCTCAAGCAGAGCAACCTTAGCGCGGACCAGCAGGGTTTAAACACTCTTGCTGCGCAATCGCCACTGGGTCAGCAATTACAAGACAGCAGCGCCCAACTCAACACTCTGATTGAGGCCTGCCAAGCAGCCAACTTGCGCAATGGTCGTTTAATTCGCAGCAATCAAAGCAGCGTCAATAGCATGCTGGATATTATCCGCGGCACCGACGCACCAGCACTTTACGACAAAACTGGTAATGCTGCATACGGCAATAAACAGCGACCCTTTAGCCAAGCCTAA
- a CDS encoding glutaredoxin domain-containing protein, producing MIVKGLRNGLGQLIIFADWLTRPKAQQRTAEKQAEVDAAAKSLALYQFNACPFCVKVRRAMHALNVKIELRDAKNNQQFRQELEHEGGRIKVPCLRIEEAGEVRWMYESNDIIAYLQERFA from the coding sequence ATGATTGTAAAAGGTTTGCGTAATGGTTTGGGCCAGTTAATTATTTTTGCAGACTGGTTGACGCGCCCTAAAGCGCAGCAGCGTACTGCAGAAAAACAAGCAGAAGTGGATGCGGCGGCTAAAAGTTTGGCGCTGTATCAGTTTAATGCGTGCCCATTTTGCGTGAAAGTGCGCCGTGCGATGCATGCTTTAAATGTGAAAATTGAATTGCGTGATGCAAAAAATAATCAGCAGTTTCGGCAGGAGCTTGAGCACGAAGGTGGCCGTATTAAAGTGCCTTGCTTGCGTATTGAGGAAGCGGGTGAAGTGCGTTGGATGTATGAGTCCAATGATATTATTGCTTACTTGCAAGAGCGTTTTGCTTAA
- a CDS encoding LysR family transcriptional regulator — MRLTLRQLQVFTCIAQHQSVSQAADQLAMSQSAASTSLKELERSYDCLLFDRAGKRLIINALGLELLPRALALLEQAQALESLLTDNHGFGSLSVGATMTIGNYLATLLIGHFMQLYPSCKVRLHVHNTAQIVQQIANYQLDLGLIEGYYQDNDIVAEPWVADELVVFCAPQHPLAQQGRASLAELANEAWIVREQGSGTRLAFERAFQHHQRPVHIRLELEHTEGIKRAVESGLGIGCISRLALRDAFRRGTLVALETPELNLTRQFTFIWHKHKFHSDAMSEFLNLCRTLTKNIQRSDQVDLATLL; from the coding sequence ATGCGCCTCACGCTTCGTCAATTACAGGTCTTTACCTGCATTGCTCAGCATCAAAGTGTCTCGCAAGCAGCAGATCAGCTGGCGATGTCACAGTCGGCAGCCAGCACCTCACTTAAAGAACTTGAGCGCAGCTACGACTGCTTGTTATTTGACCGCGCCGGTAAGCGTTTAATTATCAATGCTTTAGGTCTGGAGCTATTGCCTCGGGCTTTAGCTCTGCTTGAGCAAGCGCAGGCGCTAGAAAGCCTCTTAACCGACAATCATGGTTTTGGATCGTTATCGGTGGGCGCGACCATGACCATTGGTAACTATTTGGCAACGCTGCTTATCGGGCACTTTATGCAACTCTACCCAAGCTGCAAGGTGCGTTTGCATGTGCATAATACTGCGCAAATTGTGCAGCAAATTGCCAATTACCAGCTTGATTTAGGTCTGATTGAGGGCTACTACCAAGACAACGATATTGTTGCGGAACCTTGGGTGGCTGATGAATTAGTGGTTTTTTGCGCGCCGCAACATCCACTCGCGCAGCAAGGGCGGGCGAGCTTAGCGGAACTGGCGAATGAGGCCTGGATTGTTCGTGAGCAAGGCTCTGGTACGCGTTTGGCCTTTGAGCGGGCCTTTCAACATCATCAGCGTCCGGTGCATATTCGTTTGGAGCTAGAGCATACCGAGGGGATTAAGCGCGCGGTGGAATCTGGCTTGGGCATTGGCTGTATTTCCCGTCTTGCACTACGGGATGCTTTTCGCCGCGGCACTTTAGTGGCCCTTGAAACGCCTGAACTAAACCTGACCCGTCAATTCACCTTTATTTGGCATAAACATAAGTTTCACAGTGATGCTATGAGTGAGTTTCTAAACCTGTGCCGCACCTTGACAAAAAACATTCAGCGCAGTGATCAAGTTGATTTAGCGACACTTTTGTAA
- a CDS encoding DsbA family protein has translation MHSPQLVYIMDPMCSWCWGFAPVMQQLLEQAQAAGVATTLRVGGLRTGEQAVLDEQKRTYILRHWRAVAEATGQPFNFTDALPSGFLYDTEPACRALVVARELDASLLFDFLARLQQAFYQGGQDITRAVVLREIAAQAGYRPEAFAQGLDAADTHVALQTEFAWVQNLAVRGFPTVLAQHQQQYALLTNGYQPYSALQPLLERWIATNVGT, from the coding sequence ATGCACAGCCCGCAGCTGGTTTATATTATGGATCCGATGTGCTCATGGTGCTGGGGGTTTGCCCCAGTCATGCAGCAGTTACTTGAGCAGGCGCAAGCGGCAGGGGTGGCAACAACCTTGCGCGTCGGCGGCTTACGTACCGGTGAGCAAGCGGTATTGGATGAACAAAAACGCACCTACATCTTGCGACATTGGCGCGCCGTGGCTGAAGCTACAGGCCAGCCATTTAACTTTACTGATGCCTTGCCCAGTGGCTTTTTATACGACACAGAGCCAGCTTGCCGTGCTCTTGTAGTGGCTCGAGAGCTCGACGCAAGCCTTTTGTTTGATTTTTTAGCACGCTTACAGCAGGCCTTTTATCAAGGTGGGCAAGATATTACCCGGGCGGTAGTTTTGCGAGAAATTGCTGCGCAAGCAGGGTATAGGCCAGAAGCTTTTGCTCAAGGTCTTGATGCAGCAGATACGCATGTGGCGCTACAAACAGAGTTTGCCTGGGTGCAAAACTTAGCAGTGAGAGGGTTTCCCACTGTGTTAGCCCAGCATCAGCAACAGTATGCCTTGCTCACGAACGGCTATCAGCCATATTCGGCGCTGCAACCCTTACTCGAACGCTGGATTGCCACCAATGTTGGCACCTGA